From the genome of Phlebotomus papatasi isolate M1 chromosome 2, Ppap_2.1, whole genome shotgun sequence:
GGGTCCCCTGGgattcctgaaaaatgtatgggttcccagaaaaaaatgtatgggttctccgagttcccagaaaaaatgtataggtcCCCTAAAAGATGTATAGGCGTTCTGTGAGTTCCCAGataaaatgtatgggttccccgagttcccagaaaaaaaatgtatgggttccctgggttctctaaaaaatgtataagttcCCCGTGTTcccaaaaaaaatgtataggtccCCTTAATAATGTATAGGCTTTCCCTGAGTTCCCAGAAAAAAATGCATGGGTCCCCTGggatccctgaaaaatgtatgcgTTCACCgagttctcaaaaaaaaaaaaatgtatgggttcctcgagttccctgaaaaatgtatgggttccccgagttcccagaaataaatgtatgggttcctcgagttccctgaaaaatgtatgggttccccgtgagtttccAGAAAAAATGAATGAGTTCCCTGTGAGTTCTCTGAGggaaatgtatgggttccccggggtCCCCATAAATTCTCCGAGTTCATCGTTAGTTCTCTGAAAATTGTGAGTTACTCGTGTTCCTCGATCAGATTGGATTGAGTTCCCGTACATGGGTTATCCCTTGTTCataatacagtgctgtctcgctatatgcacagtttgggtactttttttgacagttctctctctgaatatgcacaactttttttgaaattcccaacggtttttttctttcttttaaaacattattatttttttattgttctagaattccccgtgttattttaactataatatgagacagaaaaaataaaattaagataattaaaaacgagaaaaattagttaccaagaaaataattttctttattactttgtcaaaatgtaaacaaattgattttgaatgcaaccgacacaaaagctgtgcatatagagagtgtgcataaaGAGACAGAACTGTACCAAGATTACAAAGCAAGAAATTTCGGCATTTTATGCagatcaaattataaaaaaatcaattttttctaacCACTGAAGTCCTTAAATTCTTAATATTCCcttggaaatatattttttttacatcaaaaaatattaaagtttgcaaagaaaacaaaaaaaataaatagaggtTATGTTGTTCTTCTCAAAAATATTCCTAACCTTTTGTTTAAGAAATTCCCTCCCTTCCCAACATTGACGGTTAAATGAAGGAAAATCATTTTCATATCTTTAAAAACACGCAAATATccagaaaacaaataaaataactcagaaaataaaagaaaatgcaaatttaCCTCTTTGCGCATAAAGAAAGGAGTGTAAAGGGGTTTGTAGCCTTTCCGGAAGAGAATATGCAGAGCGTGCTGGATCAATGCCTGTTCTAGGAATACAGCGGCTCCTGTGAGAAAATATCCTCTGGATCCAGCCACTACTGCTCCCTTCTCTGCATTCATCCCGTCAATCATGTGAATGAGATCAACATGCGAGTATTTTCCAGTCCGGGAACAATCTCCAAAAGTTCTCTCCACTCTATTCTCGTCCTCGTCATTGCTCACGGGTACCGATTCATGGAGATAATTGCCTACTTCCCTGAGAGCACTATTACGCTTGGATTCAGCTTCCAGGAGGGCTTTTTCATTGAAGTCAATGGCCTCATCGATAAGGACACGAACTTTCTTAATCTGATTCACTGTCAACTTCTGCAGATCATCCAGAGTGATCCCTTCGAGATTCTCCACCATCGACAGTGGTACAGCCTCATTTTCATCCCCCACAGCTTccttcttcttcatcttctcaCCAATTGCCTTGCTGCAAGTGTTTTTCATGCGATTCCAATTGTCTGCCTTGTGCCTCCGATTTCGCCATTCCGTGTCTTGTTCAATCACCGTCTCCACCAGAGCTACATCCTTAAAACGCTTCACTTGATTCTTCCTCACAGCATCGGGATCATGTCCCTTATCACTACGAAACACATCGAGATCCAAAACCATGATTTTCCTGCACAATTTTCGTCCAAAACACGCGAAAATTTTTTCTGTTGCAAAAATTCCACTGACACTCAACGTGGCGGTGTGGTGGCGCTACAGTCGTCAAGAAGATTGGCGATGTTTTATCGGCGCGAAAAAGACtgcatttttctatgttttctatCACTAGTGTTTGTGACGTTTTTTGAGGAAAAAGAAGCTCTTGCGAAATTCCCGAAAAAACTCATAAATTGGTGCAATTTCACCGCAAGAAGTATTGAAATCTTTAGAAGAGACAACAGAGTATCTTTTAACGTAAAAGTTTTGCAAACAACTCGCGAGTGCTTGGCGTGAGAGCGAAGGAAAAGTGCCGATTGTGAGATTGAGGTTAAAGAGATTGTCACCCCAATTGCGCAAAAAGTACCCCCTTTTGCCGGCTAAACATCCAACCAAATGGCTAAAGTTCATATAACCAATGTCGTGGTACTCGATAATCCCAGCAGCTTCTTCAATCCCTTCCAATTTGAGCTCACATTCGAATGCATCGAAGAGCTAAAGGAGGATCTCGAATGGAAGATGATATATGTAGGTTCGGCTGAATCAGAAGATTTTGATCAGATCCTCGATACAATTTATGTCGGACCAGTACCCGAGGGACGTCACATCTTTGTCTTCCAAGCCGATCCGCCCGATGTCACGCGAATTCCCGAACAAGATGCTGTTGGTGTTACAATTGTCCTCCTGACCTGTTCATACCGGGGTCAGGAGTTTGTTCGCGTTGGGTATTTCATCAATAATGAATATGCTGATCCGGAATTGCGTGAAAATCCACCACCAAAACCCCAATTTGAGAAACTTACGAGAAATATTCTGGCCACAAAGCCCAGAGTGACGCGATTCAAGATCAACTGGGATGATGCTTCTCAAAATGGTAAGTTTTAACTTGATATAggggaactgtgccaaatttcggcatagttgcgtgcaagcgccaaaatctcaagtttgaaatgtaatatttttaatacaaattgaatgttttattccttcttaaggagtgttgcttggaaccttattggcagtttatcgtcttcatttttACTCTAATCattcttatttctttttaaaataaacaaaaatgtagacatagattTGGtcgcctatttcggccaccttctttctcatagttccttgcccttccggaattattccagtgtctttttcacattatctcgtttatggaagcgacattttttgttattttttgcattgtatgatctctagagtatgcaaaaactaaaaattcatcgaaattcgagcaacaaaaaaagtggccggaattgcaaaccggccggaatttggcacacttaccctaaggtcATTTTGTCTCACAagaactgtgattttttaagctaaaatgtagttttagaattttcaaatgagcctaatctaattttaaacataaaaatctcttacaagggaagtactcgagtcatcaaattcagaaaaatctgaaactttgctcaactacgcataaaggcatcaaattaaacgtggtatattcaaaaagtgcgaaatcgggttaatttttttttaaaaattccccaaagttgaaaatgacaccttacgcagcacataataaagaaaattcgtatgggACTGCATGCGGCGCTGGCTCAGCGGTAGCGCACCGGGCGTTCAACGGGAGTGCCGCGGGTTTGATCCCCTGGCTCTgcctattttttttcctattgatatctttttttttttcaattaaaaattctattctttattaagtagtattattgtagtgtaaattgcttatctagaGTGGTTAATCAAaatcctcaacaaatttttaaaagcgatgaaagtgcatcccataatttatcaaataatcagtttactagtagaaaaataaaaaaaaaactgtatgtaCTTACAGtcagctatctgaggatcgttgtaaatattatttaaagttttttattgaaattttataaaagataagaaaggtcgaagacccaaaccaatttttttttgaaaaatcatttggaAACCTGCACTCAAACTGATTGTGAAAGTATAGTTTTTATTCGATGTGCACATTGTGATTGCACTCTCtcttttaatcatttctttactgAAATCCATATTCACtaattagttttaaaaaaaaactaattcgtgTATT
Proteins encoded in this window:
- the LOC129804268 gene encoding histone chaperone asf1 — protein: MAKVHITNVVVLDNPSSFFNPFQFELTFECIEELKEDLEWKMIYVGSAESEDFDQILDTIYVGPVPEGRHIFVFQADPPDVTRIPEQDAVGVTIVLLTCSYRGQEFVRVGYFINNEYADPELRENPPPKPQFEKLTRNILATKPRVTRFKINWDDASQNGATSHSALTDENMEQENMGCSVDENSLAMPTDTTQPNGVNENSNSLAMMEC